From a single Brassica oleracea var. oleracea cultivar TO1000 chromosome C5, BOL, whole genome shotgun sequence genomic region:
- the LOC106344754 gene encoding uncharacterized protein LOC106344754, whose translation MAVALLFQSIPEALILQVGELPTSKQVWEAIKTRHVGAERVKEARLKILMSDFDRLKMKDTEISSPGVNIEEVKLVKKFLTSLPRKKYIHIVASLEQVLDLNTTSFDDIMGRLKAYKEQIADEEEQGKLMYADGASNQTNRTPKDQTNQSYQEQANRDYYGDTYIGGGRGGRSHYYRGRGRAQCPDCLLKLQEAQENDNTSTQEADELMMHEVVFLNEKNDLQENMWYLDNGASNHMTGDRRYFSSINNAITGKVRFGDDSRIDIKGKGTISCTDMNGESRKMTDVYSIPDLKSNIISLGQATEAGCYIRMKGEELTMHDQYGNLLVKAR comes from the exons ATGGCTGTGGCACTGCTATTTCAATCAATACCTGAAGCACTCATATTGCAAGTGGGAGAGCTTCCCACGTCTAAACAAGTGTGGGAGGCTATCAAGACTAGACACGTAGGAGCTGAGCGTGTCAAGGAGGCTAGGCTTAAAATATTGATGAGTGATTTTGATAGGTTAAAGATGAAAGATACCGAAA TCAGCAGCCCTGGAGTCAATATTGAAGAAGTAAAGCTTGTGAAGAAGTTTCTTACGAGTCTTCCCCGAAAGAAATACATACACATAGTAGCCTCGCTTGAGCAAGTGTTAGACCTTAACACGACAAGTTTTGACGATATTATGGGACGTCTAAAGGCATACAAGGAGCAGATTGCTGATGAAGAAGAGCAAGGAAAATTGATGTATGCCGATGGAGCTTCTAATCAAACAAACCGTACCCCAAAAGATCAAACAAACCAATCATATCAAGAACAAGCAAATCGAGACTACTATGGAGATACATACATAGGAGGAGGCAGAGGTGGTCGTTCTCATTACTATAGGGGAAGAGGTCGAG CTCAATGTCCAGACTGTCTACTAAAGTTACAGGAGGCTCAAGAAAACGACAATACCTCAACACAAGAAGCTGATGAACTTATGATGCATGAAGTAGTGTTCTTGAACGAGAAGAACGACTTGCAAGAGAATATGTGGTACCTCGACAACGGAGCTAGCAACCATATGACCGGAGATAGAAGGTATTTTTCTAGCATTAACAATGCCATTACCGGAAAAGTACGGTTTGGCGATGACTCCCGTATAGATATCAAGGGAAAAGGCACAATATCTTGCACCGACATGAACGGAGAGTCGAGAAAGATGACTGATGTGTACTCCATCCCTGATCTGAAGAGTAATATCATAAGCTTAGGTCAAGCAACTGAAGCAGGCTGTTATATCAGGATGAAAGGAGAAGAGTTGACAATGCACGATCAATACGGGAATTTACTCGTCAAAGCTAGATGA